One Chaetodon auriga isolate fChaAug3 chromosome 14, fChaAug3.hap1, whole genome shotgun sequence genomic window carries:
- the vgll2b gene encoding transcription cofactor vestigial-like protein 2b produces the protein MSCLDVMYPAYGHYAPYAPTAPAFINTLQAPTGLSRSSSHCRDFMDTPRGPEGMSGGPGPGGSTSSSSSSSSSSSSYTPAALRPEEGPKEKQEAPEAEYLTSRCVLFTYYQGDISSVVDEHFSRALSTYMDGEGKRRASDQQGTDTPSPSSRRSFPPSFWDSNYSSPQSRSHCETGAPSYSMDPYTSGLHPGLPHPHAHPHPHAHPHSHPHPPESWAYPQAQAYGPPRPLHELYSPSALEPHYGPLLMPTVRPPHLPTLPSHYEVSKLEPTASWPGLLPPGDVSQTLALNMDAGLQQHKKGKELYWF, from the exons ATGAGCTGTTTGGATGTTATGTACCCAGCCTATGGACATTACGCACCGTACGCACCGACCGCTCCTGCTTTTATCAATACCTTACAG GCTCCCACAGGTCTGAGCAGAAGTTCCTCTCACTGCCGGGATTTTATGGACACTCCCAGGGGTCCCGAGGGGATGTCTGGGGGCCCAGGCCCTGGAGGATCaacttcctcctcatcttcatccagCTCTTCGTCATCCTCCTACACGCCTGCGGCTCTGAGGCCAGAGGAGGGCCccaaggagaagcaggaggCCCCTGAGGCAGAGTACCTGACTTCCCGCTGTGTCCTCTTCACCTACTACCAGGGAGACATCAGCAGTGTGGTGGATGAGCATTTCTCCAGGGCCCTCAGCACCTACATGGATGGAGAGGGCAAACGGCGGGCATCAGACCAACAGGGCACAG ATACCCCTTCACCGAGCAGCAGACGAagcttccctccctccttctggGACAGTAACTACTCCTCGCCTCAGAGCCGCTCCCACTGTGAGACGGGCGCTCCTTCCTATTCCATGGACCCCTACACATCAGGGTTGCACCCGGGCCTGCCGCACCCACACGCTCATCCTCACCCACACGCTCATCCTCACTCCCATCCTCACCCACCAGAGAGCTGGGCATATCCCCAGGCCCAAGCCTACGGGCCACCGCGGCCCCTCCATGAACTGTACTCACCGTCGGCTTTGGAGCCCCACTACGGGCCCCTGCTCATGCCCACAGTGAGGCCACCTCATCTCCCTACCTTGCCAAGCCACTATGAGGTGAGCAAGCTGGAGCCCACTGCCTCCTGGCCCGGCCTGCTTCCCCCAGGAGACGTTAGCCAGACGCTGGCACTCAACATGGATGCAG gcctccagcagcacaagaAAGGCAAGGAGCTGTACTGGTTCTAA
- the ctsl.1 gene encoding cathepsin L.1 gives MKPLLVAAAVLAVASCASISLEDLEFHAWKLKFGKSYSSPSEEAQRRSIWINNRKLVLVHNIMADEGIKSYRLGMTYFADMENEEYKRHIFKGCLRSFNASLPRHGSTFFRLPEGTELPNTVDWRDKGYVTDVKDQQQCGSCWAFSATGSLEGQNFRKTGKLVSLSEQQLVDCSSDYGNMGCMGGLMDDAFKYIQANGGIDTEDAYPYEAVDGQCRYKPETVGAKCTGYVDVSQGDEDALKEAVATVGPVSVGIDASQPSFQLYESGVYDEPHCSSANLDHGVLAVGYGTDNGRDYWLVKNSWGLQWGNKGYIMMTRNKHNQCGIATAASYPLV, from the exons ATGAAGCCACTGctggttgctgctgctgttctggcCGTTGCCAGCTGTGCCAGCATCTCTCTGGAAGACCTGGAGTTCCATGCCTGGAAACTCAAATTTG GAAAGTCCTACAGCTCTCCATCAGAGGAGGCTCAGCGCAGGTCAATCTGGATCAACAACCGCAAACTGGTGCTGGTGCACAACATCATGGCCGATGAGGGCATCAAGTCCTACCGCCTTGGCATGACCTATTTTGCTGACATG GAAAATGAAGAGTACAAACGCCATATTTTCAAAGGCTGCCTGCGCTCCTTTAACGCCTCTCTTCCTCGCCATGGCTCTACTTTCTTCCGCCTGCCTGAAGGCACTGAGCTGCCAAACACCGTTGACTGGAGGGACAAGGGATACGTCACCGATGTCAAggatcagcagcagtgtggctccTGCTGGGCCTTCAGTGCA ACTGGCTCGCTGGAGGGTCAGAACTTCAGGAAGACTGGGAAGCTGGTGTCTCTGAGCGAGCAGCAGCTGGTTGACTGCTCCAGTGACTATGGCAACATGGGTTGCATGGGAGGCCTGATGGACGATGCCTTCAAGTACATCCAGGCCAATGGAGGGATTGACACAGAGGATGCTTACCCTTATGAGGCTGTG GATGGTCAGTGCCGTTACAAGCCTGAGACCGTTGGTGCCAAATGCACAGGCTATGTCGACGTGAGCCAGGGTGATGAAGACGCCCTGAAGGAGGCCGTGGCCACTGTCGGACCTGTGTCTGTGGGCATTGATGCTTCTCAGCCGTCCTTCCAGCTCTATGAGTCAG gagTGTATGATGAGCCACACTGCAGCAGCGCAAACCTGGACCACGGTGTGCTGGCTGTGGGCTACGGCACTGACAACGGACGTGACTACTGGCTGGTCAAGAACAG CTGGGGCCTACAATGGGGAAACAAGGGATACATCATGATGACCAGGAACAAGCACAACCAGTGTGGCATTGCTACAGCAGCCAGCTACCCCCTGGTCTGA